From Rhineura floridana isolate rRhiFlo1 chromosome 5, rRhiFlo1.hap2, whole genome shotgun sequence, a single genomic window includes:
- the SERTM1 gene encoding serine-rich and transmembrane domain-containing protein 1: protein MSELNPTSGLIENMENGTFLELYPTSLSTSMDSSSGHMSNVYVYVSIFLSLLAFLLLLLIIALQRLKNIISSSSSYPEYTSDAGSSFTNLEVCSISSQGSAFSTLSS from the coding sequence atgtcgGAACTCAACCCTACATCTGGATTAATAGAAAATATGGAAAATGGAACTTTTCTGGAGCTGTatccaacctctctctcaacaTCCATGGATTCCTCTTCCGGACACATGTCTAATGTCTACGTCTATGTCTCAATATTCCTCAGCCTCTTGGCATTTCTTCTTTTGCTATTAATCATTGCGCTTCAGAGGCTGAAGAACATAATCTCCTCCAGTTCTTCCTACCCAGAATACACCAGTGATGCTGGGAGTTCCTTCACTAACTTAGAAGTTTGTAGTATTTCTTCCCAGGGGTCTGCTTTTTCAACCCTTTCCtcatga